Genomic DNA from Acanthopagrus latus isolate v.2019 chromosome 2, fAcaLat1.1, whole genome shotgun sequence:
CATCAGCAGCCCACAGTGGTGTATTGAACCTTGATTATTTTCAGAATTGTACACTGGACAGAACTGGACTCTCCAGTTGCCCCCATTAGCTGTCAGTCCAGTGAGTCCCTGTGCTACTCAGCCCAACTTGGTACTGATAGGATGGATCCCGGATGGATATGGTGCCTTGTGTGGGATAGGCCGAGAACTCTCTGTGAGGCCGGAGTGGTGACCCTGGCTTCTTGTGGTACAGAGAAGGATGACCTGACCTATCTCTGGATCCCAGAACAGCTGGTgagcaggatgaagaggaggatgagggaggtATGACAGGCAGGCCTCTCTGGACCGTAGCTGAGTTGTAGACCCCCAGGTCAGCCTGTGGTCGCGATGCCATGGGTGATGCCGGGTGCGGTACCACAGGCGTGACTGTGGCAGTGTTGGTGAAGTGAGCCGTGAAGGGCTGGTATGGGACACCCTCCACACTATAGCGAGGGTAGGGCTGCATTGTAGCCCACATGTTGCAATTAATTGAGGAGGAGTTGGTTAGGTCATCTGTGTCCCCTGCCCCAGATCCAGACTCTGTCTCCATACTACCGTACATGCAAGCCTCTCTAGAGGCGATTGCTTCTGTGCAGTATGGATGAGACCGTAAGGGTGATTCATAAGAGGGAGCTGAGCGAAAGTAATGCTCCTCTGAGACCCCAGACGATGACTCCAGATATGGTCGCTTACATCCAAGCTCCAGGTGTCGGGCATTATCTGAAAAATGATATAGTTAatgatattgttgttttttttttttcactgggaACATCTGATTCTGTAAAATTGCTAACAGAACAGTTGCTGAGAACATACCTCTGTGTTTAAAGCAGTGGTACAAAAGGCTGGGATCTCTGTTCTGAGGGAAGTGGTTTGAGATGGGATCTTGGGAGTCGGAGCCAGACAAAGGAACCCCAGTCTCATACGGATAAGAGGACAGGACTTGAGGGTGCCCAGTGAGAACTCCTGCTCCGAGCTTCCCTGCTAGATGACTGTGGGAGGAGATGAGCCTCTGGCGAACCATGTTCTTTGAAATTGCTGGATATTCTTTCCTATCCAGCAgcaagaacagaagaagaaaggaatCAGTTTGCATGTCTACAGTTCCACTCAACACAGTCTGTCAAGGAGAcgagacagtttttttttttttataaatacacaaaaaatgttttaggaGACTTCCAGTGTGTTAGAGGATGAGCTTTACTTTGCTGGTTCCTTTTCTATATAAACATACCCCTGTAGTCTTGAAACACGCAGATCTCCTTCTTCACTACCTCGGAATCCTTTGGCAAATGGATTGTTTTCTATCTTCAACTGTGTGATCTAGGAAAATGATAGTCCATTTAAGGTCATATTCTATttgatgtgaaacaaaacataggTGAAGCAGTTGAGGAACACAGGCTTTTTTTCCAGCCTTTTCAAGGTCCATTGTTGTGGTGCACAGTAACCCCTGCACCACCAACAGTTTAATAGGTCAATTTAATCAGTCTACACCATGACAATACTCTTTAAACTGTCCAGgagtgacaaattaaaggaaaaagcTGAATAAGTGATGGGAGAAATATAACCAACTGTGCCTCTGGCCCCCTTTGTGGGGGCATTTTTCCAGCATCGTTTGGGTCCACTTGTCCCTGCTGATCAATCCAACAGTTTTCTGAGTGATCAGCTTTATCCtataatgaaacatttctaGTCTCTTCCAGAGTGACAATGCCCTAATCCATAGGGCATGAGGGCTTAATGACTTGTTAAAATGGTGAACTATATGCCCTGGCCCCTGATATTAGCCTAATTTAGCATCTATGGGAGATTTTGGAAAAACTGTTGGACACCActctccaccaccatcatcaaGGTTCACCACCAAATTAAGGAATATTTTTATTGGGTTGAATGGTGCTTTATTCCTGAGTAACAGAGACATATATAATCCAGTGGCAAGACAACTGAAACTGTTCTGGTGACCCCAAGACCTTACTGAATcactttatatgtttttttccctttaatttgtCCTCtgtatacagtaaatatatgtgtgtagTACACTGAATATTGTTGATAGCTGATGTACCTTGTGGTTTTGATAGGAGGTTACAGAGATAAAGGCCGTCTCGTGAAAGACATGGGTACAGTAGGCAGTGTTCTTGGATCCAAAGGCGTTGTTTTCATCTGCTTTGACTATGTGTAGTCTGGGCTGGTACTTGTGCATCGAGTTCAGGATTATCTAGGAAAGGTAAGAAAGgataaaacatttcactttaaacttGTTCCAACaggggcgccgcatagctcagtcggtagcgcgcgcgacccatgtgccgaggctctgcagcggacccgggttcgactcccggcccgggtccctttgctgcgtgtcactccccgtctcttaccctgtttcctgtctatctcttcagctgtactatcaaataaagccagaaaggccaaaaaaattctaaaaaaaaaaaacttgttccAACAAAAATCAGTGAACAGCCCCATTGGTGTCGCTGCTGTCATGATGTCAGGGATTAGTCATTCAGTTTtctagaattttttttctccactggcctgcaaagaaaatgacactGTTAATGGCATTCTaggtaaagaaacacacagatgaagtTTCATATACCCTCATCACGTAATGTATTGCTAATACAGGAGGATCTACTCGACTGCTATGGTATGCTCTTGAAGATAGGGAGGCTCCATATCATATTATTCTTGCTCTGTTTACAGTATCCAATCAATATTGTTTCCATTCAGCAACATAGTTTCTGATTGCCCTCTTTTTTATTAGGTAGTGAATCAATATGCAGTGAACATTGAGACTCCAGTAGGAGTTGACATCCTGGGACAAAATTCAAAAGCAGCTCTTGATTATGGTGTCACATCGAATGAATGCCACAGTGTTCCTCTGGGAAGTGTCACTGAAtgcaaaatgctgctgctgctgctgctgctgctgctgctgctgctgctgccgctgccaaTAAAACTCATAATGGGTTCAACTTAAGCACATCCACTTCCTATGATTAGCTAATGAGTAAGCAGTGACAGTAGACAGCATCGCACCTGCAAATTAGCACACCTTAACATGAGCACCACGTTATATTAGTTGCAGCTGTGCTTTGCTCTTATCTTGGTATGATTTCTTAAACTGTACACTGTGTactcaacatttgttttctgttggatACAAGAAATGAATGTTCTTTCCATTTGTACAAGGAAATCATATGATGCAAGTTCCACCAGATAGCCAACAACCTGTTTCACCTCCacctaatgttttttttccatttcctttgtGTAATTGTGGGAAAGTAGTGTCCATTAGCAGTAATCCAGAAATTGAGCAGATTAAGTATTAGTAATCAAATAGTATTCAGCATTAAATTGTGAAATTGATAACACTAATCAGGATTCAATTCCATCCCAGTAAGCATATAATGTGAGTGATCATGCATAAGAGCAGGGCTCTGTCACTAAAACATTTCTAGCTGAGGATGGTTAGTTATTTGAGAAGCATTTTGGGATTTAGctgtagaaaatgtctttcatcaatcaataaatcatatGTTTCAACAAATGGAAGcggaaaaaaacagcaactctgGCTTTTGCATTCCTCTAATAGACCATTAAATCATCATGTTCACTCTATATGAAAAGATGGTAGAGgctacctgcctgcctgtgtgcaTTAGAAAGCCACAATTTGAACAAGAATGGCAAAGCAAATGCAGCCCACATTTTCCGTCCCTAACATACTATCATCTTTGTTGTTTACATACATTATGATTATGTTGGTGTTTTCTTGTATATGAGTGAGACAAGAGGTTATAAGCTATGATTAGCAATTACAACACTGTGTTCTGCTTACAGTACACAGCTACCGAGCCTGTTGTTAAGCAGCTACTTCACTAGCACAAAGCACGCAGCCCCGAGCCAAAGAACAAGTGAGCACAAAACACACCTACAGCAGTAAGGAGTTACTATGGTGCCAGCCAGCATTTTCAGCCTGAGGTACATTGGTAACAACAGTTCAGCTTGTGTTTATATGATTGTGGCATTTGGATTTTTGAGGATGGACAGACTCACAATTGAGCTTGCTCCTCTCTACAATCTTACCAACCTCAGTTTTAAATAGAATGCAGACCTCACTGATGTCATTAATTGCACCTGTGCTTCTCTTAATATCatactgaaaaatgtgtgttgtgaaaTAAGGCAATTTCATATAACATTGATTAAGTGTACGTTAAGCATGCAAAAATATTACACTTTTGCACATTAAACTATGAAGATGAATGTATATTGTATACTGTAAAATATTTGTACAACACAAGACACACCATTGTCCACCCTAAGCACAGACCCTCATAGACATAAACTAACACTAATTAAATGCCTGATCAACTCtctaaataaaattaaacatattttatgcaaaatttCAACCCATTCTCATTCCCAGCTCGTTAAATATTATTGCTTTGTCTCTGCCCTCAGCGTCTCATACAGATGCACTGATACCCTTCAGTGTCTGAGACACACTGGACTTTCAACTCCAAAGTAAACCCATCAAAAGCAATATCAGACACTCAGAACTCATCTGGCCGTCCTTTCACTCCAGCTGCTGTGATCTAGGAAATAATTTCCGTTAGAGTACATAAGACTCACAACTTGGAAGTATTTTCCTCAAGTTCATCcctctattttcttttaatagTATTTTTACCctcattacatttaaatatataattaaacCATTACGCAGGAATAGAAACCAATATTAATGATAGTTCCTTTAGCGTGGAATCACACTTACATCTTCCTCCCCAAATTACATGAATGTGGTATTACctgaaaacactgtaaactGGGTTTAATCTATTATGCAAAGTTTGCATCAATGCAGACTCACAAGCCTGCATGAAGGGCTGAAAGTGAACCTTCAAGCACCTGCTGATGGTATGGGAGTGGGCATCAGTCAGAATGAACACTGACCATAATTGCTTTTTGCTTTGCATTACGTACTGTGGAATTTTCATGGCTAGCTGTGCACTATTTTGGAATCGTGACATGCAAATTTCACTTagactaagaaggctcgacacaacatgaaagtttgtagtatcaccagggtctctacacatagctcaactgaaccacatacactctacccagacaTGTCGAGCCCCAAGTAagtctgggctgccatgacggcggctaGAGGATGAAGCTACTGCTatggtgagttgttcaaaaactttctttttaataaacactctgtacacaaacaatgttctcaatgctcgtgttcatatgtagagaccctggtgatactatgggcaaagtttcatgttatgTCGAGTCCTCTTAGGGTTTTATAAATAGCGATAAAagcataaaagtgccccatgcactccattgaaaattagcctGCCCGAAAccgaaactacggtaaatcttaaaagtgcctctttcgtcgtaat
This window encodes:
- the tbx4 gene encoding T-box transcription factor TBX4 produces the protein MLQEKVSAVTDECMSRVQSGRETDLLPDRSRLGLSTAPTVPNSSEPDQNIENIKVVLHESELWKKFHEASTEMIITKAGRRMFPSYKVKVTGMNPKTKYILLIDIVPADDHRYKFCDNKWMVAGKAEPAMPGRLYVHPDSPATGAHWMRQLVSFQKLKLTNNHLDPFGHIILNSMHKYQPRLHIVKADENNAFGSKNTAYCTHVFHETAFISVTSYQNHKITQLKIENNPFAKGFRGSEEGDLRVSRLQGKEYPAISKNMVRQRLISSHSHLAGKLGAGVLTGHPQVLSSYPYETGVPLSGSDSQDPISNHFPQNRDPSLLYHCFKHRDNARHLELGCKRPYLESSSGVSEEHYFRSAPSYESPLRSHPYCTEAIASREACMYGSMETESGSGAGDTDDLTNSSSINCNMWATMQPYPRYSVEGVPYQPFTAHFTNTATVTPVVPHPASPMASRPQADLGVYNSATVQRGLPVIPPSSSSSSCSPAVLGSRDRSGHPSLYHKKPGSPLRPHREFSAYPTQGTISIRDPSYQYQVGLSSTGTHWTDS